TCAGGATGACCGTACTTGTCGGGGGAAACAAAGCCGTTGTCTCGCTGCTCGATGGTCCAGCCAAGCACAACCGGGGGCTTTCTCTGTAGAGGAAAGCTGGTGCTCAGGTAGCCCCCATAGGCGAcgccgttgatgatgactCGAGTGACATGGCCGTGTGCTGAGACGGAGACggcagagaagagaagatAGAGCCAAGTCGAGACACAAAGAGTGCTCATTACAGTAAAGAAAGTCATGATGAGAGTAGAAAGTGTAAACGAGGATATCAAGTTGATGCAACGTTGAATTCAATGCGAAGCCAACAAGTGCCTCTGAAGGGGTTGAACTCCCAAAATACAGAGGAAGTTGATGCCCTTTTATATCTGCACAACTGGCTGCAGTGCTCTTCTTTCTGTTCCTGCTTACAAGCTATCTTGAGAACAATGCAGTATTCCAACACCTTGGGATCTCGTCAAGACGAAAACTGACCTTGTTTCCAGTGTACGTACGAAACCTCTGACACAGTCCCCCATCTCTTCAGTTACAAACACCCGAAGGCTGTATCGGGGCAGTCGTGATTGGCCTTTCCCCTTCGCTCGCAACTACGTTCCCACCATTTGTACAACGCTCTCAGACACCAGCCTAACCATTCAGGCAGCCCCCTTACATGAGACCCTTTTCTCCCGGCTTGGTCAGCAGAGAGTAAGATACGAATCATGCATTTTGAGACACGGCATAGAAGGAGGGTCGAGGCTGAATGTGCCAGTGTTGCCTCGGACTGAGCGAATGAGATGTTGGATCTTGTGTTTCTCGGCGGAAACTCTGTAATGAAAGGACCAGAGGCGACTGTTTCAACTTGGGCAGTTCCGAAAGTGCACAACCATTCGAAGAGTCATCCGGGCCTTCGAGATGCAAGAAGCCGGAAGCCACTCCGAGGCTGGCCGACGGCTTTTAAGGCCAGGCGCCTCCGGAATTAGAACATCGTGTTACGTTAATGACTGAAACATATCTCGACAGGAGGTTGATGGATAACGTCAGCGCATATTGGCAGGTCAAAAGCATGCTGGGCACAGGTAGAGATAACACGTCAAATCACTCAACAACATGGACGGAAAGTATTGATCAATGGTCATAAGACGTATAACTGCGTTTATCGCGTAGCCCGTAAAGATATCCAGGTAAGCATGTACATGATCACCAACGGCGCAGCTCCTTACGGTACCTCTAGATGGTGGCATATCCCTCATCAACATGGATGGGATCCGATCCATGAATAGTCATCAACAGAGAGAGCACCTTTTCTTGTTTTGAAACACCATTTCGTAAAAATGGAAGTGGATATCATGCGTCCCGTCGTCAAGCTCGTAGAGGAGAGATCCATGCCAACCCAACGCCATACAAGCAAATGCACCTCAGTACAGCATAAATGTCGGACCCCAAGGGGTCTCAGAACTCGCCTTCTCCGCCGTGGCCAACCACGCTCGCCGTCCAGAGTCCGACGAGACCCCACCAGTTGACCTTCCACCCTCTCCAGAGTCCCTCCAGGCCCTGGCCCTTGTAGGTGGTTGTGGCAACGCTCTTATTCTTGCCCTTACCCTTCTTTGTGACACTCGGCCTGATGGTGGGGACCTCGCGTGTTCCCTCCTCGGTTGCAATATGGTACATGGTACCGAAGGGGCCGTCATAGCGACCAGGAGGAACAATGGTTGTGAGTGCCTGCTCCTGACCACCGAGCGCCTTGACATATTCGGAGGTCGACAAGACTGAGACCTGTCCACGCCTCAGGACGGTCTCGACCGGGAGTTTAAGGAGGATTGCAGCCGATGAGGCAAAGAACTTGGCGACAGAGAACGTCATGGGCGAAGCCTGGCTGTCAATCATGAATCGGGTTCGGAGAACAAGGGGTGTGGAGAGTGTGATAAGAGGGTGAACCAAGGAGTTGAGGACGGTCGGGATGACAAGGATTGAGGAGCAGAGGTATGAAGgcagagccttgagagtAGCCAGCGTCCGGCGCTGGCCTCTGGAGCTTGGTGTGACAATGAGTCTGTCTAGAGTCAGTATTGCTCGCGTGCGTCAAAGGTGATAGTCCATACCTCGTTCGCACCAAATCCAATGGCGAGAGAGCCAGCCCAgtagcaacagcagcagttGCGGCCACAAAGAGGGATGCCCAAGGATATGGGGAGGCAATATCAATCAAACGATCGATATCCTCCTTGACGCCTATATCCGGGACATTGAATATGGCACTGAGAAAACTTCTCGACCAGTTTTCTAGCAGCGACTGCAAAACGGTATACAGAAACGCCGCATTGGACCCCTTCCAAACGCCCCAGGCACCTTCCTTCCCCCACAGCTGCCCAATTACTTCGAGAATCGAGTCCGGTCGACGCAGAGTCAGGTAGTGCTCCGGAATCTTCGGCTTTGGCAGAGGAGACGGGGTCCGGCGGCCATTTGAGCTCTTTGGACCAGAGGGAGTGGGAGTCGCGGGCACGCTCGATGTGAAGTAAGCGGGCTCGTCGCCCTCAGAATCTGATTCATGGAACTATGTCGTCATCATTAGCGGTGTGCCACTTACAAGTGACTCTAACGACTCACATCATACATGGAACTCCCATATGTGGAAGTTCGCTTCTTAAGAGGTTCTGGCTCTACCGTAGGGGTAACCAGAGCAGCATTTTCATCCTGGTTCCGGACTTGCAGCAAAGTCTTGGCCACCTCGAAAGGCTGGGCCATGAGGACCGAGGTATACTTCCATAGCAgctcgtcgatgaggtcCTTAACATTCTGCACCATGGATGGCGAGTTATCCCCCAAGTAGTCCTTGTACTCAAGGTCGTTCAAGATATCACGCGCTTTGGAGGCGTACCGCCCACCGGCGACCGTCACATGTCGGCCATCGGGGAACGGGTTCGGGCTGGGACTCGACTTGGCGAGGGTCTCGGAGGGGTCACCGATGGTCGGGGGTATATAGTACGGCCTCAGGGGATTGAAGCCTTCTCGGTGAGTCGACATTGTGCATGCGACCGCATTGGTCTCGGGAGAAGGAATTGCAGAGAGAAATGCGACGTCGAGCTCGGATCCTAGAAAATGAAATCATGCTCGCCCGCGGCCCACAAACCCAGCCTTCGGAGATAGAGAGGGCGGGACCGGAGCCCGGCAAATTGATTCACCGGCCGATAAGGCCTCCGCTATCCGAAGCTCGAGTCTAGTACTCACTTTTTTCGGCCTGCTTAAAATCATCTTGGATCTAAGAGGACGAGACGAATCCGCGGAGGGCCCAGCGTCCATTGAGCGAAATTGGCGTGTTCCAACCTTTTTGACATTTCCATGCTTGGGACGAAGATCATTTCGACGAGTTTAAAATCGCATTGAAATTCTTTCCGGTTTCGCATTTCCCCGGTTTCTCGTTACTCTTCCCCGCGGTCTATCCTCCGAATACCCCGGCAGCCATGTCCGCATCACGATCCTTTGCGaccagcttggccaagcttcCGGCCACGGCCTGCCGACGAACCCAGCCCTTCCTCAGCAGAGGAAGCATTCTATCACAGACCTCTTCTCGAAGTCGATCAGCCATTATTCCTCGAGCTGCCCGCTTCTCCCCCGTATCCCAGAGAGCATTCACCACCTCGGCACAACGGCGACACGGACATGTTGAACCTCCGAAGCCGGGCGAAGAGTATGTTCGCCGAGCTAGAACACCACACCGCCGAAAGACTAACATTACCTAGGCTCTGGATTACCTTTATCGAAAAGGATGGTCAGGAACACAAGATTGCTGTCTGCGAAGGAGACAACCTTCTAGATATTGCTCAAGCGCACGacctggagatggagggcgCATGCGGAGGCTCCTGCGCCTGCTCCACCTGCCACGTTAtcgtcctcgaggatgaATACTTCGACAAGATGCCCGAgccagaggatgacgagaacGACATGCTGGACCTTGCGTTTGGCCTCACCGAGACGAGTCGCCTGGGCTGTCAAGTACTCATGACCAAGGAGCTGGACGGCCTCCGGGTGAAGCTGCCCTCCATGACGAGGAACCTGCAGGCGAGCGATTTCcaataaaaataaaaaggaCATGATGAGAGCGGCGGGCTTGTTTTGATATGAGGACTTGTATTTGTATCTATTACCCTGGGAAGAAAAGGACCGGCGATGGCGGGGATTCAGGTGCATTAGGGGTATCTTTGTTGCGACTTTCGTTGCGAGGGCCGGAAGAGGTCGGCCTGATGATTCTACTACTCCTcttaaagaaaaaagaacATTAACCTCATGCCTCCTCGAGCGCACCCTTCTTCAGGCCGCCGCCTCCTGAAGCGATGAGCTCCAGGAATCCCTTCTTGCTCATCTCGTTGACCTTTTCCTTCCGCTGCTCCATACCGATGACACCCTCCTTTCTCGAgttcttctccgtctcgagggccttgacctgggcgGCGCGGACAGCGTTGAATAGCTTGACCACACCGCGCTGTGCCACCTTTCGAAGCCTCCTCTCCGTCACTAGAATCTCCGACGTTGACGTCTCAAGCTCGCCCGTGGTGTCGTTGGCGGTCGCGATGAGCACGTCCTTTACTCTGCCCTTTTCCAACGCCAATCGCTTTTGGTCGCGAATCTGTTTTCTCGCCTTGGCTTCTAGGGCGCTGTCCACCGCCGCCTTTGAGGCTTCGTGGGCGGCGGCACTTCGTGACAGGACGGGATCTGATCGCTTGGATGTTGACAGTTTGGTGGAGAGAATCTTGGAGAGCGATGTAGCGAAAGCATTGGGGTCGTTGCGCTTGGACTTTTTCCTCTTTCCACCaacttcctcatcatcgtcatcgtcatcggagccttcttcatcctcctcttcatcgtcgtccgcCTCCGAGTCGCTCTGGGGCTCTGCCTGCGCCTTTGCTTTTGTCTTCTTAAGTGGCTTCTTCAATGCGGGGCCTTCCTCATCTGAGCTGGTCCCTTCATTGTCGGAAGCGCCCACATCGTCGACCTTGGCGTTGTgaatgtcgtcgtcggaatcgaggaggttgacaGCATCAAAATCCTGCTGCGCGTCGTCGCCCTCAGAGTCGCTATTGTATTCCTGCAGAGCTCTccgcttctgcttctttgaGGGCCGTTGTACACGACCCTCGTTTTGTCGCTTCTTCCTGTTGCCTGGGCCAGCCATTGCGAATGCCGGGTTGTTGCTGTGGCTGAAAATGTGCAATTGTTGATGGGACGTCGTCGCGCTGATGCTGGGCTCGTCGTGAAACTTTTTTGAGAATTTTGCCGGGGAAATTTTCTGGCAAGTGGAGGGGCGGGCCAGGGCGGTGAGCTAAGCTCGGAGGCTGAGTGTGGGGCAGATCGGGGTGGGGCCGTGATCTGGTCCCGGATGGACTCTGACGGGTGCCGATCTGACGGTTGTAATGGTACAGGGGATGAACTTGATTATTACTTGAAGAAATGGTTTAGTTGGGAGAGGATATAGAGTATTTGTTCATTTCAAATCAACAAGCACAGCTGGGCAGGAAGCAACCCAACCCTAGCCTTGACATACCCTCCTGTTGGTGGAAGAATCATTGCGACGAGGGCCATCTCTGAAGTAAGGACAATGAAATTTTAATTAAGCACGAGATATTAGATACTACAAAGCTATTCCAAAAACAACCCAGAGGAAAAACCGTCGTCCTCGCGATTCCAGAACCGCGACCCTATTTCGTTCTAGAAAAACTGGTGAAGTCGGTCCCAGATTGAGGGAGGAGACTTGAAGCCCTCAGGGGCATCCGGTGCTTCAACCACTGTTGTCCAAGTCTCCTTGCCGTCAATGTAGAGTGTGTAGTTGAGGCTGCTCTTCTCTCCCTGCTTCTCAATCGAAAAGGAACCAAATTTGGAGATGCCACCGGGGATATAGCTATCTTGCTGTTAGTGGCAGAAATGAAAGGTAACGAGGCAAACTTACTTCATCATaacatcttcatcgtctgtCTGCTTATATGTCGGGAAAGGGGAAGCAAATTGGTTTAGAGGGCTGGTGGAAAACTCGTGAGCGGCAGCAGACTGAGGCCATCGCGAGCCAACAGGTGGAGGGAACCTTGTGGCAGCAAACTCGTGTCGATCGCCGGACAGGATAACAACGCCTGTGCCTCGTGCACCGGAATCCCACATGGCCTCAAGGATCTGCTTTCGCTCCGTAAGGAAACCGCCCCAGGTATCCTTGACATTGACAGGCCAGTTCTTGGTGAAGGGGACGGACGAAGCAATGAACTTCCATCGAACTCCCTGGGGTTCAGGACGAGCCAACCAAGACAGCAGGTCAGCCAGCTGCTCCTTTCCAAGCATGGTCTTGTCGGTCGCATTGAATGGGAGGTTGTTGCTGGAGCGGTAGCTGCGGGTGTCCatcatgaagaagctggccggGCCCTGAGTAAACTCGTACCAAGTAGCGTTACTTCTTGGGCCGCTCTGGGTGGCAGACTGAGCTCTGGGCGGGTTAACGTTGGCTTGATAGATGTGCCAAGGATCGACAGCGGCGCTGTAGATGCCAGTTGTGTTTGAAGACCAGTCATTCGAGATTTCGTGGTCATCAAGGACGTGAATCCAGCTCAGGTTCTGGGCCACAGGAGCCCAGTCTGGAGAAGCGTAAACCTGGCGGTATTGCATGCGGTACTCCTGAACAGACTTTCCAAATCGCTCGGGAACATCGACATAGATGAAGTCGCCCAGGAACAGCATAAACTGAGGGCTAAGCGAGGGAAGCTTTTctgccaagttcctcaaACCAGGGATAGCCAGGGGATGGTCCACCGGGTTGTAGGGGAAGCGAGGCAAGATGCAAGAAGTAGAGAGGAACGTGAACAATCCATTCTCGGTGTCGGGCATCTGTCCCGGCTTGGGGGCAGATCGGAACTCGCCAGTGTGGTTGTTGGAGGTTCTCCACTCATACTTTCTCTGCTTTGAGTCGTCGAGGGGCACAGTCAGAGTTGTTGTGAAGTCGGTGCTGTTATTTGTCGACGTGACAAAGCCTGCGGTCAACCACAGGTTGGTCTCAGATGATAGCTGGGGATCTTGAATGTGATATTCGAATGTGATGGGCAGCTTTGTCTGATCAGGCTCGCGGATGACGAAGCGAGCTTCTGATGGGGAGACGTATCCAAGACGAACGAAGGAGAGGTCATCGGCAGGGTAATACCATCTCGCGCGGAACAAAGCATCAGCTGTCAAggcgacgaagatgacgttGATAAGGAAGGTCAGGAATGAGGCAATGGGGCGTCTGGCGCTGGGAGCTCCCAGCAAGAGGATCTTGAATGCGCTAGGAATCTTTTCACCAACGAcaatcttctccttgatatCAACCACATCGGTAACAACTTCAGGCTCGGGGGCCACTGCGACGCCGTTTCTGGTCAACAACGGTGTTGTAGATGTAATGGTGGACTCTTTCACGGTGACATCGACTTCATCCTTGAGGACCTCCACTTGGGGCTTAGAAAAGTAGGTCGCGATGTAAGAGGGGACATAGATGGCGAAGAGTGCAAATGCAATTGAAGGGAAATGAGCCTGTCACGGAGGTTAGACTTGTCTCGGGAGCTTCCTGAGGCTGCCTGGCTTACAGGGAACTACATGTCTTGTTAGTCAATTATGTTATTGATTCCATCGGGTAATACAAACAAGTCTGAAAAAGACGACGGCACATATCCTTAGGGCGACCGAGGATACGTTTGCGACTGTCGTCTGGAGGGCCATTTTGGAGATGGCCGTTTAGGGGAAGAAAGCGCCGGCTGA
This genomic interval from Fusarium keratoplasticum isolate Fu6.1 chromosome 9, whole genome shotgun sequence contains the following:
- a CDS encoding PhoD domain-containing protein → MALQTTVANVSSVALRICAVVFFRLFPAHFPSIAFALFAIYVPSYIATYFSKPQVEVLKDEVDVTVKESTITSTTPLLTRNGVAVAPEPEVVTDVVDIKEKIVVGEKIPSAFKILLLGAPSARRPIASFLTFLINVIFVALTADALFRARWYYPADDLSFVRLGYVSPSEARFVIREPDQTKLPITFEYHIQDPQLSSETNLWLTAGFVTSTNNSTDFTTTLTVPLDDSKQRKYEWRTSNNHTGEFRSAPKPGQMPDTENGLFTFLSTSCILPRFPYNPVDHPLAIPGLRNLAEKLPSLSPQFMLFLGDFIYVDVPERFGKSVQEYRMQYRQVYASPDWAPVAQNLSWIHVLDDHEISNDWSSNTTGIYSAAVDPWHIYQANVNPPRAQSATQSGPRSNATWYEFTQGPASFFMMDTRSYRSSNNLPFNATDKTMLGKEQLADLLSWLARPEPQGVRWKFIASSVPFTKNWPVNVKDTWGGFLTERKQILEAMWDSGARGTGVVILSGDRHEFAATRFPPPVGSRWPQSAAAHEFSTSPLNQFASPFPTYKQTDDEDVMMNYIPGGISKFGSFSIEKQGEKSSLNYTLYIDGKETWTTVVEAPDAPEGFKSPPSIWDRLHQFF